The following proteins are co-located in the Stieleria sp. JC731 genome:
- a CDS encoding antibiotic biosynthesis monooxygenase family protein gives MRQESDIAPVRNEEHYAVIFSSIRNEDSGVDYNRAADRMLALAAQQDGFLGVESVREQDGTGITVSYWRDRDSIEAWHQVAEHQNVQELGRRLWYAEFAVRICRVERSYHFKKS, from the coding sequence ATGCGGCAAGAATCTGACATCGCACCTGTTCGGAATGAAGAACACTACGCTGTAATCTTTTCGTCCATCCGCAATGAAGATTCTGGAGTTGACTACAACCGCGCAGCAGATCGGATGTTGGCACTAGCTGCTCAACAAGACGGTTTCCTTGGCGTTGAATCCGTTCGTGAGCAAGACGGAACAGGGATTACTGTTTCTTATTGGCGGGATCGGGATTCGATCGAAGCCTGGCACCAAGTCGCTGAGCATCAAAATGTTCAAGAGCTTGGACGGCGCTTGTGGTACGCCGAGTTCGCGGTGCGCATCTGCCGGGTTGAACGGTCCTATCACTTCAAAAAGTCATAG
- a CDS encoding PDC sensor domain-containing protein, whose protein sequence is MNSPLNCISTLLIVLVMLSDFCIAANDDIAQQQVEEERINEIVKSYAEKHVQLYLVAHQGLIDQLETVNIEREQWKPYSNRWKAWYPHEVEMNNPSYDYAEYIWSARRDRSFRNQHTRSVVAQELRDFSESTDGIILELFVVDCRGGNVALASWTTDWFQGDEAKFQKPFESLEIEVFPPSRDDTVGKMVVQASIPMFRADDTLLGVAVVSLDVDRLLASKR, encoded by the coding sequence ATGAACAGTCCACTTAACTGCATCAGCACTCTTCTCATAGTCTTGGTGATGCTTTCAGATTTTTGTATCGCTGCGAACGATGATATTGCACAGCAGCAAGTCGAAGAAGAACGCATTAACGAGATTGTTAAGTCCTATGCCGAAAAGCACGTCCAACTGTACCTGGTTGCACATCAAGGACTGATCGACCAGCTAGAAACGGTGAACATTGAGCGGGAGCAATGGAAGCCGTATAGCAATCGCTGGAAAGCGTGGTACCCTCATGAAGTCGAAATGAATAATCCAAGTTACGACTACGCGGAATACATTTGGTCCGCTCGTCGAGATCGAAGTTTCCGAAACCAACACACCCGGTCAGTCGTCGCACAAGAGCTGCGTGATTTCAGCGAATCTACCGACGGAATCATTTTAGAGTTGTTCGTGGTCGATTGCCGCGGAGGCAACGTCGCGCTCGCCTCATGGACAACAGACTGGTTTCAAGGTGACGAAGCGAAATTTCAAAAGCCATTCGAGAGCTTGGAGATCGAAGTTTTCCCACCCAGTCGCGACGATACGGTTGGGAAAATGGTGGTTCAAGCCAGTATCCCGATGTTTCGTGCCGATGACACATTGTTAGGTGTCGCCGTGGTTTCGCTCGACGTCGATCGATTACTAGCGTCCAAACGCTAA
- a CDS encoding methyl-accepting chemotaxis protein: MYLQKLTVKAKLTALVAVSGIAFFLYGVWSWNTLSVAKVHGPYYDRIEMGKDLIADILPPPNYIIESYLMALHMANEVEEGASQAQLKLDAKRCKELEKKFLARHEYWKATLPEGEMKHIKSVNAFTPAREFYRVLDEEFIPACLRGDVQLVEQLERGVLGSLYDEHRNAVDRVVIMAQEYNKTAENEVASLVQRRAYISVAAIIFLTLSMISVGMIISRDTVNPLVASAARLQELSKYVRSELLKDAEETSAQAIMASSAAEEVSVNTRSLATAVEQFELSIKEISHNASSAVSTASEAVSVTQETSARISQLGSSSSEIGEVIKTISAIASQTNLLALNATIESARAGEAGKGFAVVANEVKDLAADTSRAADEIITKIEAIQSDTHMAIEAIARASTVIGQIAESQNAIAGAVEEQSAMTGEISKSIGEVAAGSSEIARSVSAVSSAAMNTTSGSGNAVKTASDLEDMAIELLRLVGEIREEPVEV; the protein is encoded by the coding sequence ATGTATCTTCAGAAGCTTACGGTTAAAGCAAAGTTAACGGCCTTGGTTGCCGTCTCAGGGATAGCCTTCTTTCTGTACGGGGTCTGGTCCTGGAACACCCTTTCGGTCGCCAAAGTCCACGGACCCTACTACGATCGGATCGAGATGGGTAAGGATCTGATTGCCGACATCTTGCCACCGCCAAACTACATCATCGAGTCTTACTTGATGGCGCTGCACATGGCCAACGAAGTTGAAGAAGGGGCATCGCAAGCACAGTTGAAATTGGATGCCAAACGCTGCAAGGAATTGGAGAAAAAGTTTCTTGCACGCCACGAATACTGGAAAGCCACGCTGCCAGAGGGCGAGATGAAACACATCAAGTCCGTGAACGCTTTCACACCCGCTCGAGAGTTTTACCGGGTTCTAGACGAAGAGTTCATTCCGGCCTGTTTGCGTGGTGACGTGCAACTGGTCGAACAGCTTGAACGCGGTGTACTCGGGTCGCTTTACGATGAGCACCGCAATGCCGTTGATCGAGTGGTGATCATGGCGCAGGAATACAACAAGACCGCCGAAAATGAAGTGGCATCGTTGGTCCAGCGACGAGCTTATATTTCGGTCGCGGCAATCATCTTTCTGACCCTGTCGATGATTTCTGTCGGAATGATCATCTCACGTGACACCGTTAACCCTCTGGTCGCATCGGCTGCTCGATTGCAGGAATTGTCAAAATACGTCCGCTCCGAACTTCTAAAAGATGCCGAAGAGACATCCGCTCAGGCGATCATGGCTAGCAGCGCTGCAGAAGAAGTGAGTGTCAATACGCGAAGCTTGGCTACGGCAGTCGAGCAATTTGAACTCAGCATTAAAGAGATCTCGCACAACGCATCAAGTGCTGTCAGCACCGCTTCGGAAGCCGTATCGGTCACCCAAGAAACGAGCGCCCGTATCAGTCAGCTCGGATCCAGTAGCTCTGAAATCGGCGAGGTCATCAAAACGATTAGCGCGATCGCATCGCAAACCAATCTACTCGCTTTGAACGCGACCATCGAATCAGCGCGGGCTGGTGAAGCTGGCAAAGGTTTCGCAGTCGTAGCCAACGAGGTGAAGGACCTTGCTGCCGATACGTCTCGCGCCGCTGACGAAATTATTACAAAGATTGAAGCGATTCAGAGCGATACCCATATGGCAATCGAAGCGATTGCAAGGGCAAGCACGGTTATCGGCCAGATCGCCGAGAGTCAAAATGCGATCGCCGGTGCCGTTGAAGAACAGTCCGCGATGACCGGCGAGATCTCCAAAAGTATCGGTGAAGTCGCAGCAGGAAGCAGCGAAATCGCACGAAGTGTATCGGCGGTATCCTCGGCAGCGATGAATACGACAAGCGGATCGGGAAACGCGGTGAAAACCGCGTCCGACTTGGAAGATATGGCGATTGAGCTGCTTCGCCTTGTGGGCGAGATACGCGAAGAACCTGTGGAAGTTTGA
- a CDS encoding ATP-binding protein: MPLPSPGRLLQRTSVAIMVIVVTPAVLMIGATSICLIAYARVGASLDDIVKSSLPASHASSDAELALTKMGVETLKAAAVYDLELRRKHLAEARHQGQVLSQASERLLEIPFSEEGRRRAVAIAESAPNLVQTHRPIWVLLDECTVFATEDALELFASDVPPLQRKVFESIAAFKSYHQNSVKQRNATAERSLEFSEKSLLVGNVFTSALGLGLGMLLSRRILKRVRLTLQTLKKVADGDLSARLELDSQGEFGEIAEATNRAIAASQQTLEALSNRNRDIQTLLDSVDEGFFTIDHGFIISEERSGAVERMLAAPKQGETFPDFIRRFDETTGDWLEFALQEVFGRILPVEVTIDQVPKRFEHEGQTFAIRCSPFTDADNNLKLAVVLSDITGAVQQEVLETRQREMMAIVSRITEDQVGFMEFYKEANSLVALLSADEGLDITLTQRRLHTLKGNASIFGLERLGGVCHEMEQSIVELDALPEDGTLERLIACWTSVTQYVEQIMGGKSDRLEIQYKEYDETVIAVLNRTPHEQIATRMVSWTLEATEIRMNRVREQAIALANRLGKGEISVRCTGGHLRLAPTEWSGFWAAFVHIIRNAIDHGLETPEERVRVGKPQSGTLELSTTVDDEHFIIKLSDDGRGIDWDKIRQLAQERNLPCKSDQELLDVLTFDGVTTRETASEISGRGIGMSAVRECCRSLGGELFVESKFGVGTTISFHFPINQMAPKMFASLESFGMKNPYIAAIGN; this comes from the coding sequence ATGCCACTCCCATCGCCTGGACGTCTATTGCAGCGCACCAGTGTTGCAATCATGGTCATTGTTGTCACGCCGGCCGTCCTGATGATTGGGGCGACGTCAATTTGTTTGATTGCATACGCACGCGTCGGCGCAAGCCTCGATGACATCGTGAAAAGCAGCTTGCCCGCATCGCATGCCTCGTCCGATGCCGAATTGGCCCTGACCAAGATGGGCGTTGAAACGCTTAAAGCGGCGGCCGTCTATGACTTGGAACTGCGTCGGAAACATCTTGCGGAGGCCCGACACCAAGGGCAAGTGCTTTCACAAGCTTCCGAACGATTGTTGGAGATCCCGTTTTCTGAAGAGGGGCGTAGGCGAGCGGTTGCGATCGCCGAAAGTGCACCAAACCTAGTGCAGACTCATCGTCCGATTTGGGTCTTGTTGGATGAATGCACCGTGTTCGCCACCGAGGACGCCCTCGAGCTTTTTGCAAGTGACGTACCGCCTTTGCAACGCAAAGTGTTCGAGAGCATTGCTGCCTTCAAATCCTATCATCAAAACAGCGTCAAGCAGCGGAACGCGACGGCAGAACGGTCGCTTGAGTTCTCGGAAAAGAGTTTGTTGGTTGGCAACGTTTTCACTTCTGCGCTTGGACTTGGCTTGGGAATGCTGCTTTCCAGACGCATCCTCAAACGTGTGCGGCTTACTCTACAGACGTTAAAAAAAGTTGCCGATGGCGATCTCTCCGCACGACTTGAACTCGATTCCCAAGGGGAGTTCGGCGAAATTGCCGAAGCGACCAATCGCGCGATCGCCGCATCACAACAGACATTGGAAGCGTTGTCGAACCGCAATCGTGATATCCAAACCCTACTCGATTCGGTCGATGAGGGGTTCTTTACTATTGATCACGGTTTCATCATCAGCGAAGAGCGATCCGGTGCTGTCGAACGAATGCTTGCCGCTCCCAAGCAAGGTGAGACCTTCCCAGATTTCATTCGACGCTTCGATGAGACGACCGGTGATTGGCTAGAATTTGCGTTGCAAGAAGTGTTTGGGCGAATCTTGCCGGTTGAAGTCACCATCGACCAAGTTCCAAAAAGGTTTGAACATGAAGGTCAAACGTTTGCGATTCGCTGTTCGCCGTTTACGGATGCCGACAACAATCTGAAGCTCGCGGTTGTACTAAGCGACATTACTGGTGCTGTCCAACAGGAAGTCTTGGAAACAAGGCAGCGGGAAATGATGGCGATTGTGTCCAGGATTACAGAAGACCAAGTCGGCTTCATGGAGTTCTATAAGGAAGCAAATAGCCTCGTGGCGCTGTTATCTGCAGATGAAGGCCTCGACATCACATTGACTCAAAGAAGACTGCATACGCTTAAAGGCAACGCATCGATATTCGGACTTGAACGCCTGGGTGGTGTCTGTCACGAGATGGAACAGTCCATCGTCGAACTGGACGCCCTTCCCGAAGATGGCACACTGGAACGGTTGATCGCTTGCTGGACCTCAGTGACGCAGTATGTTGAACAGATCATGGGAGGCAAGAGTGATCGGCTAGAGATCCAATACAAAGAGTATGACGAAACCGTCATCGCGGTGCTCAATCGAACGCCTCACGAACAAATCGCCACTCGAATGGTTTCTTGGACGCTTGAGGCGACCGAAATCAGAATGAATCGCGTGCGTGAACAGGCGATTGCGCTTGCCAATCGGCTTGGAAAAGGAGAGATATCAGTTCGCTGTACCGGAGGACATTTAAGACTTGCGCCTACCGAATGGAGCGGTTTCTGGGCGGCATTCGTTCACATTATCAGAAACGCAATCGATCACGGATTGGAGACGCCGGAGGAACGTGTGCGGGTTGGCAAACCTCAATCAGGAACACTGGAGCTAAGCACGACCGTCGATGATGAGCACTTCATTATTAAACTCTCCGATGACGGTCGCGGTATCGATTGGGACAAAATCCGTCAGTTGGCACAGGAACGCAACTTACCTTGCAAATCCGATCAAGAGTTGTTGGACGTTCTGACCTTTGATGGCGTGACAACTCGTGAAACCGCTTCGGAAATTAGCGGTCGAGGGATCGGAATGTCAGCGGTTCGTGAATGTTGTCGAAGCCTAGGTGGCGAATTGTTTGTCGAGTCAAAGTTCGGTGTAGGAACGACAATCTCTTTCCATTTCCCGATCAATCAAATGGCTCCGAAGATGTTTGCTTCGCTTGAGAGTTTCGGCATGAAAAATCCGTATATCGCAGCGATTGGAAATTGA
- the epmB gene encoding EF-P beta-lysylation protein EpmB produces MKNAIRCSSELLRFVGLPDRSEDLNSAEKLFAGGDPKPFPTFVPIEFAKRIRRGDPNDPILRQVLAVSEESVESPGFVSDPVGDLLSSQSGGILHKYSGRALIVTHGACAVHCRYCFRREFPYAEHNAQKTQWAEAIDYIRNDSSIEEVLLSGGDPLTLSDAKLEELINSLASIEHVKRIRIHSRLPIVIPQRITDKLVAVLKEAEAMVWFVIHSNHSHEFDSSVADAISKLRRSGIPLMNQSVLLAGVNDDIDTLTDLSNTLINLGVQPYYLHQLDHVRGASHFWVPPETGLQLVEEMRSRLPGYAVPTFVVEQPGESSKTVVR; encoded by the coding sequence ATGAAAAACGCCATCCGCTGCTCATCGGAGCTGCTGCGTTTTGTCGGGTTGCCAGACCGTTCGGAAGACTTGAATTCGGCAGAGAAATTGTTTGCCGGCGGTGATCCCAAACCGTTTCCGACATTCGTTCCGATCGAATTTGCCAAGCGGATCCGACGGGGGGACCCCAACGACCCAATCCTACGTCAGGTCTTGGCGGTCTCCGAGGAATCTGTTGAATCACCAGGTTTTGTCTCTGATCCCGTCGGTGACTTACTTTCCAGTCAGTCTGGCGGCATTCTGCACAAATACTCTGGTCGAGCTTTGATTGTGACCCACGGGGCTTGTGCAGTTCATTGCCGCTACTGTTTTCGTCGTGAGTTTCCCTACGCGGAACACAACGCGCAAAAGACACAGTGGGCTGAGGCAATTGACTACATCCGCAATGACTCCTCGATCGAAGAAGTCTTACTCAGTGGCGGTGACCCGCTGACCTTATCGGATGCAAAGCTGGAGGAATTAATCAACTCACTTGCGTCCATCGAACATGTCAAGCGAATTCGAATTCACAGTCGCCTACCAATCGTGATTCCCCAGCGGATCACCGACAAACTTGTAGCAGTTTTAAAAGAAGCGGAAGCGATGGTTTGGTTTGTGATTCATTCCAACCACAGCCATGAATTTGACTCTTCAGTCGCCGATGCGATTTCCAAACTGCGACGCAGCGGTATCCCGCTGATGAATCAATCGGTGCTGTTAGCTGGTGTGAACGACGACATTGATACGCTGACCGACCTGTCAAATACATTGATCAATCTTGGCGTTCAGCCCTACTACCTGCACCAGCTTGATCATGTCCGGGGGGCGAGCCATTTTTGGGTGCCCCCGGAAACGGGGCTTCAATTGGTCGAAGAGATGCGTAGTCGCCTGCCGGGCTATGCCGTCCCGACCTTTGTCGTCGAGCAACCTGG
- the efp gene encoding elongation factor P, translating to MATYNTSDFRKGLKVQIDGEPYLMTEMMFVKPGKGNALYKCKLKNLIRGTSLDRTYKGGDSLESADVETTDVSFLYRQGQDYVFMHQETFEQYEVEEKVAGDIWKYLKDGMICTMTLYNGNAIIVEPPVMVELLITECVPGAKGDTATNVTKPATVETGAEFTVPGFIKEGNVIKVDSRTGEYVERVSN from the coding sequence ATGGCAACTTACAACACAAGCGATTTTCGAAAAGGGCTGAAGGTCCAAATTGATGGCGAACCGTACCTGATGACGGAGATGATGTTCGTCAAACCTGGTAAAGGAAACGCCCTTTACAAGTGCAAGCTGAAAAACTTGATCCGCGGTACTAGCTTGGATCGGACCTACAAGGGTGGCGATTCGCTGGAATCTGCTGACGTTGAAACCACGGACGTATCTTTCTTGTACCGCCAGGGCCAAGACTACGTATTCATGCACCAGGAAACCTTCGAACAATACGAAGTCGAAGAGAAGGTTGCCGGTGACATTTGGAAATACCTCAAAGACGGCATGATCTGCACGATGACGCTTTACAACGGTAACGCGATTATCGTCGAGCCACCGGTGATGGTCGAGCTTCTTATCACCGAATGTGTCCCCGGAGCGAAAGGCGACACGGCGACGAACGTCACCAAGCCAGCAACGGTCGAAACCGGTGCCGAGTTCACGGTTCCCGGATTCATCAAAGAAGGCAACGTGATCAAAGTCGATTCTCGAACAGGCGAATACGTCGAACGCGTCAGTAATTGA
- the mgtE gene encoding magnesium transporter — MVNTLFLPELREMLAEDNSAELTEFCNTLNAGRTAEFMEGLDDSDLWAVLQYADPDRRAEIFGYFDEQRQVELLQSQEPRQVAELVDRIPSDDRVDLIQQLTAARSQAILPLLPAADRRDIQRLCSYDEGTAGSLMTSEVAMLSESLTVTGALEALGQQASEFETIYYLYVVDDDNLLRGIVSTRQLVSSLRTPDKSIGDLMETDVIVAEVDEDQESVAEKVEHFNLLAIPVVDSGRQLLGIITHDDVIDVVREELAEDAQRIAAVEPLEEDYLRIGLLTLSWKRGIWLIILFFAALLTAFALEHYHEELNTYIWLVSFIPLIISAGGNSGSQSATLVITAMTSGQVELSDWKAVLGREIIVASVLGTFLAVIGYAVAIFIAPTLIAAFVIPLTLVAVIFVGCFFGASLPLIFQKLGLDPAMMSNPFVAGIVDILGIVIYINIARMLL, encoded by the coding sequence ATGGTTAATACCCTCTTTTTGCCTGAACTCCGCGAGATGCTGGCCGAAGACAATTCGGCTGAGCTGACGGAGTTTTGCAATACCTTGAACGCAGGCCGTACCGCCGAGTTCATGGAGGGGTTGGACGATTCAGATCTGTGGGCCGTTCTGCAATATGCGGACCCAGACAGAAGGGCCGAGATTTTCGGCTACTTCGACGAACAGCGACAAGTCGAGCTCCTGCAGTCGCAGGAGCCTCGCCAAGTTGCCGAATTGGTCGACCGCATCCCATCGGATGACCGCGTCGACTTGATTCAACAACTGACCGCGGCTCGGTCACAGGCGATCTTGCCGTTGTTGCCCGCCGCCGATCGCCGTGATATTCAGCGATTGTGTTCTTACGACGAGGGCACCGCTGGCTCGCTGATGACCTCCGAAGTAGCGATGCTGTCGGAATCGTTGACAGTGACAGGTGCTCTGGAAGCACTGGGGCAACAAGCGAGCGAGTTCGAAACGATTTATTACCTCTACGTCGTTGACGACGACAATTTGCTAAGAGGCATCGTTTCGACCCGTCAACTCGTTTCGTCGCTTCGAACGCCAGATAAGTCGATCGGCGACTTGATGGAAACCGACGTGATCGTGGCCGAAGTGGACGAGGATCAGGAGTCGGTTGCAGAGAAGGTTGAACACTTTAACCTGCTAGCCATTCCCGTTGTCGATTCGGGGCGGCAACTGCTCGGTATCATCACGCACGATGACGTAATCGACGTTGTTCGTGAGGAGCTAGCCGAAGACGCACAAAGGATCGCGGCGGTCGAGCCTTTAGAGGAAGACTACCTCCGGATCGGCCTGCTGACTCTGTCTTGGAAACGAGGCATTTGGCTGATCATTCTGTTCTTTGCCGCTTTGCTGACCGCCTTTGCGCTCGAGCACTACCACGAAGAACTAAACACCTACATTTGGTTGGTGTCCTTCATCCCGTTGATTATCAGTGCCGGTGGGAACTCTGGTAGTCAGTCCGCAACGCTTGTGATCACCGCAATGACGAGCGGGCAAGTCGAATTGTCGGATTGGAAAGCGGTACTGGGTAGGGAAATCATCGTCGCTAGCGTTCTCGGAACGTTCCTCGCCGTGATCGGATACGCGGTTGCGATATTTATCGCGCCGACGTTGATCGCTGCCTTTGTAATCCCTTTGACGCTCGTCGCGGTGATCTTCGTCGGCTGTTTTTTCGGAGCTTCGCTGCCGCTGATTTTTCAGAAGCTTGGCCTCGATCCGGCCATGATGAGTAATCCCTTTGTCGCCGGTATTGTCGATATTTTGGGGATTGTCATTTACATCAACATCGCGCGAATGTTGCTGTAG